Proteins encoded in a region of the Cydia pomonella isolate Wapato2018A chromosome 3, ilCydPomo1, whole genome shotgun sequence genome:
- the LOC133516458 gene encoding probable salivary secreted peptide encodes MASHYHLKRTNKMRALTVLLSFLCLFAAYSCQSHDLVLGQTTYGDVALYKVNEVKYGFPLFVRTSIIEYPEPGLHNFAYIRAIHIKDNDRDGSGGYPTISSGGIGQRFVKIKLKSQRGGGLNFTVTIYGRY; translated from the coding sequence ATGGCGTCTCATTATCACCTCAAACGAACGAACAAAATGCGCGCGCTAACCGTCTTATTATCGTTTCTGTGCCTTTTCGCGGCCTACTCTTGCCAGAGCCATGACCTGGTCCTGGGGCAGACCACGTACGGAGACGTCGCCTTATACAAGGTCAACGAAGTcaaatatggcttccctctCTTCGTGAGGACCAGCATTATTGAATACCCGGAACCAGGGCTTCATAACTTTGCCTACATCAGAGCTATCCATATCAAAGACAACGATCGCGATGGGTCAGGAGGATACCCTACGATTTCTTCTGGAGGCATTGGACAGCGGTTTGTGAAGATCAAGTTGAAGTCCCAGAGAGGCGGCGGCTTGAACTTTACGGTGACCATCTACGGACGATATTGA